AGGAATGCCGACGCTGGTACTCCCGGCGCTCCACCTCCGACCAGAAGGCCTGGAAGGTCAGGCCGCTGGCACTCGCATAGGGAGCCATCAGCATGCCCCGCGGGTGCTGCAGGATTCCCGGCTGATCGGGGCTCATCCGCAGCACCGCCTCGACTTCACCACCCAGCGCCTGGGCCACGGTCAAGGTCGGCGCGTACTCCCGCAGTTCCCCGAACAGCCGCCGCACCACCATCGCAGCCCGGCGTAGAAGTGTCTGCTTCCAGTACTCGTCCGCCAACTCGAATGCACCCGAGCCCAGCGAGTACCGCACCGGCCGGTCGCTTCTCTCCACAAACCCGGCAGCCACGAGCGTCCGCACGAGTTTGTAGACCGTCGGCTGCTTCAGCCCCAGGTCCGCGACAAGCTCCCCCAGGGTCATCCCATGGTCCGCTGCTCCCAGCCGCCGCAGGATGTCTAGCCCCCGCAGTAGCGACTGGACGAGCGCGGCATCGCTATCGCTGTCCCCGCTTTTGTTACCTATTCTAAACACTCCTTACTTATAGATAACAACAGTAGTGAGTATACCGAGAACCGGAGGCCTGTCAAGCACCCGGCAGAGGTTTTGCACGACCCTCTTGCACCAGACACAAGGGGGCCATCCCTTGCGGAAGGGGAAAGACAGGACGCACGCGAGGAAGGTCTCGGTCACGGGGCTGCGAATCAGCAAGGGGAGCTGCGGCCGCAGGGCACGCAGCTCCCCCCTCGGACGGCCCTGATTGCTGGTTAGCGAGCGCTACCGAAGGTCAGCGACAGCGTGCCCGGGAGCCGGAATTGCACCTTGAGGAGGTGCGTTGCCGGGTCGAACTGCGCAGTGCCTCCGCGACAGCTCTCGAAGCCGTTCGTGAGCGTGACCAGCTCTGCGTCACCGGTCAGCGAGGGGTCGAAGGTGAAGTCGAAGGTCCGATCGGTCCAGAAGTCGACCTCGGCCTCAGGAGGCTCCTTGCGCACTGAGCGCGTCAGGTCGGCGATGAAAAGATGCCGTCCGGAGATGCG
The window above is part of the Armatimonadia bacterium genome. Proteins encoded here:
- a CDS encoding IclR family transcriptional regulator; this encodes MFRIGNKSGDSDSDAALVQSLLRGLDILRRLGAADHGMTLGELVADLGLKQPTVYKLVRTLVAAGFVERSDRPVRYSLGSGAFELADEYWKQTLLRRAAMVVRRLFGELREYAPTLTVAQALGGEVEAVLRMSPDQPGILQHPRGMLMAPYASASGLTFQAFWSEVERREYQRRHSFEEEGAHRWGTTQRLEELLREIRAKGYATPPYENRKRHAVAVPVYAGSHELVAVLGVSLAERVLPEEEWQEQVKRVVEAAAELSATE